Proteins encoded by one window of Papio anubis isolate 15944 chromosome 7, Panubis1.0, whole genome shotgun sequence:
- the ZBTB42 gene encoding zinc finger and BTB domain-containing protein 42, with protein sequence MEFPEHGGRLLGRLRQQRELGFLCDCTVLVGDARFPAHRAVLAACSVYFHLFYRDRPAGSRDTVRLNCDIVTAPAFGRLLDFMYEGRLDLRSLPVEDVLAAASYLHMYDIVKVCKGRLQEKDRSLDPGNPDPGAEPGQPPCPWPVWTADLCPAARKAKLPPVGVKAALPPRASGPPPCQVPEESDQALDLSLKPGPRQERVHPPCILQTPLCSQVQPGAQPLVKDERDSLSEQEESSSSRSTHSPPKPPPVPAAKGLVVGLQPLPVSGEGSRELELDVGRLASEDELGPRGPLCICPLCSKLFPSSHVLQLHLSAHFRERDSTRARLSPEGAAPTCPLCGKTFSCTYTLKRHERTHSGEKPYTCVQCGKSFQYSHNLSRHTVVHTREKPHACRWCDRRFTQSGDLYRHVRKFHCGLVKSLLV encoded by the coding sequence ATGGAGTTCCCTGAGCACGGCGGACGGCTGCTGGGCCGCCTGAGGCAGCAGCGCGAGCTGGGCTTCCTATGCGACTGCACCGTGCTGGTGGGCGACGCGCGCTTCCCAGCCCACCGTGCAGTGCTGGCCGCGTGCAGCGTCTACTTCCATCTCTTCTACAGGGACCGGCCCGCGGGCAGTCGCGACACGGTGCGGCTCAATTGCGACATCGTCACGGCGCCCGCCTTCGGCCGCCTGCTGGACTTCATGTACGAGGGCCGCCTGGACCTGCGCAGCCTGCCTGTCGAGGACGTCCTGGCGGCCGCAAGCTACCTGCACATGTATGACATCGTCAAGGTCTGCAAGGGCAGGCTCCAGGAGAAGGACCGAAGTCTGGACCCAGGGAACCCTGACCCAGGGGCAGAACCTGGTCAGCCACCGTGCCCTTGGCCTGTCTGGACCGCGGACCTCTGCCCAGCTGCCCGAAAGGCCAAGCTCCCCCCGGTTGGGGTCAAGGCTGCCCTCCCTCCTCGAGCATCTGGGCCTCCTCCCTGCCAGGTCCCAGAAGAGTCAGACCAGGCCCTGGACCTGTCGCTGAAGCCTGGCCCAAGGCAGGAGCGGGTCCACCCACCGTGCATCCTCCAGACACCCCTCTGCAGCCAGGTGCAACCAGGGGCCCAGCCACTGGTGAAGGATGAGCGGGACTCACTGTCCGAACAGGAGGAGAGCAGCAGCTCTAGGAGCACCCACAGCCCCCCGAAGCCACCTCCTGTTCCTGCAGCCAAGGGCCTGGTGGTGGGCTTGCAGCCGCTGCCTGTCAGCGGAGAGGGCAGCCGGGAGCTGGAGCTGGATGTAGGACGACTGGCGAGTGAGGACGAGCTGGGGCCTCGTGGGCCCCTCTGCATCTGCCCATTGTGCAGCAAGCTGTTTCCCAGCTCCCACGTGCTGCAGCTGCACCTCAGCGCCCACTTCCGTGAGCGAGACAGCACCCGGGCCCGGCTCTCACCTGAGGGCGCGGCACCCACCTGCCCGCTCTGCGGGAAGACCTTCTCGTGCACATACACACTGAAGAGGCATGAACGGACACACTCGGGTGAGAAGCCGTATACATGTGTGCAGTGTGGCAAAAGTTTTCAGTACTCCCACAACCTGAGTCGGCACACCGTGGTGCACACTCGAGAGAAGCCGCATGCCTGCCGGTGGTGTGACCGCCGGTTCACGCAGTCTGGGGACCTCTACCGCCATGTCCGCAAGTTTCACTGTGGCCTCGTCAAGTCCCTTCTGGTGTGA